One Doryrhamphus excisus isolate RoL2022-K1 chromosome 17, RoL_Dexc_1.0, whole genome shotgun sequence genomic region harbors:
- the dek gene encoding protein DEK isoform X1 produces the protein MAEEVQEEQLETLQEDEKSRTKKTPLKSAGEVIVEGKRAKKSVERLDFQVPKHKEKLRIAEGSGDKLGDIPRTNFQISKLKPADLKPLHAILFERPGKMATMKKNLRLFNGFPFNAGSEQYLKKREKLLRNSHLTNAKLKVVCGVLDLEKKGTHSDLVDRILMFLLAPKNSGKRLPVKKKKRSKKKVTADQSTAKSKKKSNAKTGRSSSSSSSPKKSKAGSKSNAIVMDSSSDDEEDEDEEEKAAEEDRSSKKDEDSSEQSADEEITKSKKRSRTPTKKTPHPKKRLKTDLSDDDLDSDSAEKKKTTTKKPGARTKKADSSSRNTNTDTSDEDEPLSRMIKRAPSDEQLKETVRALLKDADLEEMTMKQICQKVFDTYPDHDLTGRKDFIKQSVKSIIT, from the exons ATGGCGGAGGAAGTCCAGGAGGAGCAGCTTGAGACATTGCAGGAAGATGAGAAGTCGAGAACAAAGAAAACCCCCTTGAAATCAGCAG GGGAAGTGATCGTGGAGGGAAAGCGTGCCAAGAAGAGTGTGGAACGACTTGACTTCCAGGTGCCTAAGCACAAAGAAAAGCTGAGGATTGCAGAAG GAAGTGGTGACAAGTTGGGAGACATTCCACGCACTAACTTCCAGATCAGCAAACTGAAGCCGGCCGACCTGAAGCCTCTCCACGCCATCTTGTTTGAGCGGCCAGGGAAG ATGGCCACCATGAAGAAAAACCTGCGTCTCTTCAATGGCTTTCCTTTCAACGCTGGCAGCGAGCAGTACCTCAAAAAGCGGGAAAAACTTCTCAG GAACTCTCACTTGACCAATGCTAAGCTGAAGGTGGTTTGTGGTGTCTTGGATCTGGAGAAGAAAGGGACACACTCGGATCTGGTGGACAGGATCCTGATGTTTCTGCTTGCTCCGAAAAATAGTGGGAAG CGTCTTCCcgtcaagaagaagaagaggtccAAGAAGAAAGTGACAGCTGACCAGTCGACTGCCAAGAGCAAAAAGAAGAGCAATGCCAAGACTGGACGttcctcgtcctcctcgtccAGCCCCAAGAAGTCCAAAGCAGGAAGTAAGTCCAACGCCATTGTCATGGACTCCAGCAGCGATGAcgaggaggatgaagacgagGAAGAGAAGGCAGCAGAGGAAGACAGGTCATCCAAGAAAGACGAGGACTCGTCGGAACAGTCCGCAGATGAAGAG ATCACCAAGTCCAAGAAGCGTTCCCGGACGCCGACCAAGAAGACACCTCATCCCAAGAAGCGGCTCAAGACAGACCTCTCTGATGACGACTTGGACAGCGACAGCGCTGAGAAG AAGAAGACGACTACGAAGAAACCTGGCGCCAGGACTAAGAAGGcggacagcagcagcaggaacaCCAACACAG ACACGTCGGACGAGGACGAGCCACTCAGCAGGATGATCAAACGAGCACCGAGTGATGAGCAGCTGAAGGAGACAGTGCGTGCTCTGCTGAAGGACGCCGACCTGGAGGAGATGACAATGAAGCAGATCTGCCAAAAG GTGTTTGACACATATCCTGATCACGACCTGACCGGTAGGAAGGACTTCATCAAACAGTCGGTCAAATCT ATCATCACATGA
- the dek gene encoding protein DEK isoform X2: MAEEVQEEQLETLQEDEKSRTKKTPLKSAGEVIVEGKRAKKSVERLDFQVPKHKEKLRIAEGSGDKLGDIPRTNFQISKLKPADLKPLHAILFERPGKMATMKKNLRLFNGFPFNAGSEQYLKKREKLLRNSHLTNAKLKVVCGVLDLEKKGTHSDLVDRILMFLLAPKNSGKRLPVKKKKRSKKKVTADQSTAKSKKKSNAKTGRSSSSSSSPKKSKAGSKSNAIVMDSSSDDEEDEDEEEKAAEEDRSSKKDEDSSEQSADEEITKSKKRSRTPTKKTPHPKKRLKTDLSDDDLDSDSAEKKTTTKKPGARTKKADSSSRNTNTDTSDEDEPLSRMIKRAPSDEQLKETVRALLKDADLEEMTMKQICQKVFDTYPDHDLTGRKDFIKQSVKSIIT, from the exons ATGGCGGAGGAAGTCCAGGAGGAGCAGCTTGAGACATTGCAGGAAGATGAGAAGTCGAGAACAAAGAAAACCCCCTTGAAATCAGCAG GGGAAGTGATCGTGGAGGGAAAGCGTGCCAAGAAGAGTGTGGAACGACTTGACTTCCAGGTGCCTAAGCACAAAGAAAAGCTGAGGATTGCAGAAG GAAGTGGTGACAAGTTGGGAGACATTCCACGCACTAACTTCCAGATCAGCAAACTGAAGCCGGCCGACCTGAAGCCTCTCCACGCCATCTTGTTTGAGCGGCCAGGGAAG ATGGCCACCATGAAGAAAAACCTGCGTCTCTTCAATGGCTTTCCTTTCAACGCTGGCAGCGAGCAGTACCTCAAAAAGCGGGAAAAACTTCTCAG GAACTCTCACTTGACCAATGCTAAGCTGAAGGTGGTTTGTGGTGTCTTGGATCTGGAGAAGAAAGGGACACACTCGGATCTGGTGGACAGGATCCTGATGTTTCTGCTTGCTCCGAAAAATAGTGGGAAG CGTCTTCCcgtcaagaagaagaagaggtccAAGAAGAAAGTGACAGCTGACCAGTCGACTGCCAAGAGCAAAAAGAAGAGCAATGCCAAGACTGGACGttcctcgtcctcctcgtccAGCCCCAAGAAGTCCAAAGCAGGAAGTAAGTCCAACGCCATTGTCATGGACTCCAGCAGCGATGAcgaggaggatgaagacgagGAAGAGAAGGCAGCAGAGGAAGACAGGTCATCCAAGAAAGACGAGGACTCGTCGGAACAGTCCGCAGATGAAGAG ATCACCAAGTCCAAGAAGCGTTCCCGGACGCCGACCAAGAAGACACCTCATCCCAAGAAGCGGCTCAAGACAGACCTCTCTGATGACGACTTGGACAGCGACAGCGCTGAGAAG AAGACGACTACGAAGAAACCTGGCGCCAGGACTAAGAAGGcggacagcagcagcaggaacaCCAACACAG ACACGTCGGACGAGGACGAGCCACTCAGCAGGATGATCAAACGAGCACCGAGTGATGAGCAGCTGAAGGAGACAGTGCGTGCTCTGCTGAAGGACGCCGACCTGGAGGAGATGACAATGAAGCAGATCTGCCAAAAG GTGTTTGACACATATCCTGATCACGACCTGACCGGTAGGAAGGACTTCATCAAACAGTCGGTCAAATCT ATCATCACATGA
- the LOC131105483 gene encoding mucin-1-like has product MWSALTIWIAVSSIAVVSTTIFSVETKTAVAMATSQDPNITQQSTVLPVTTATNSTPTNFTSSMSLTTTGGTAQTPLQAGGVPAWGIALLVLAALAVLLLLLLLIGLLVWCCCTKGRYKHPDDVPLYNTHSRFWRSNIGTYEDVDKPAKIAAK; this is encoded by the exons ATGTGGTCTGCGCTCACAATATGGATAGCAG TGTCGTCCATTGCAGTCGTTTCAACGACAATCTTCAGCGTGGAGACAAAAACGgcagttgccatggcaacctccCAGGACCCCAACATCACTCAACAGTCCACGGTACTTCCTGTAACCACGGCAACCAACAGCACCCCCACCAACTTCACGTCTTCCATGAGTTTGACTACGACAGGTGGCACTGCCCAGACCCCGCTCCAGGCTGGTGGCGTTCCCGCTTGGGGAATTGCTCTGCTGGTTCTGGCTGCTCTGGCTGTGCTGCTTCTGCTCCTGCTGCTCATTGGACTG CTGGTGTGGTGCTGCTGCACGAAGGGTCGCTACAAGCACCCAGATGATGTCCCCCTTTACAACACACACTCTCGATTCTGGCGCTCCAACATAGGCACTTAT gaggATGTGGACAAGCCTGCCAAGATAGCGGCCAAGTGA